ACTGTGATTCTTCGCCTGAGAATATGTCGATGACCTGTtgtaatttatgatttttaagtccTTGCGAATGTGTAagagatatatatatttgagtaatGAACATTAATAAGCTGGTCTTTTCCAATGACTTCCCATGTTATTTCTGTCAGTGCAGCCTTTTTTTTCAGTCTACTTTTCCAGATTAGTTTAAGGTTTCATATTCTTTGACTGTTACCAGAGAAACTGATCTCTTTTGACCATGGAATTGCTATTTTCATGTTGATGACTTTATAAGTTTCCAAAAGCCAGTAAGAGTTTGCATCCGTCGTTAGCTGTACTCAAGTGTCAAATTTAGTTCACAAAAATGTAGCCGAATTAACCTGTCTAAAATGTTTTAGTAAAAGATTGAAGGGTGGTcgttatattatttatgtaaagAAGTTATAAGtatataataacaacaataccTATTAAGTGTGTTAATAAACATTTAccttttataaattatatatattaagatTTTTAGTTTCACCATGGTCGTTCTTGTATGTGTTTTTAACTTCACGGCTAGGAATTTGATTAaagatgtataaaattaaatatatacttataatagtAACATATTACATTTATACACTACATAATTTTCCCACCTTTCGTCTAAAGTGTGCTCCGCTCCGCCCATGATAACAAACGATTCTTTtactagaaaaatacaaacttCTATAGAagtatttgtttttgttttcctcTGAGAAAAGTTTGAAACATTATCTTATTAGTATATAtttctaatattttatatttgatgtTCATGTGCATCGAGCGCgtcatttttgatttttttcaagtTCAATTACGTTATATACTCCTTTGCATATCAAATCATGAAAAAGTACTAAAAATGCCTAGCTGGACCTAAATTTTATGGTGAAGTTcttgattttattcattttaaagaaaaaactacTGGAAAAAGGCACAATTTGACATCTTTGTCTGCTGTGTTCCATTTTTTCAAcgtataaatttttttaatactgATTATCatgtttctaaaaaaaaaagtcaactATTGATAATCTCAACAGTAAAATTGTGTAggttgtttaaaaaataaattaagaatatAATTCTGGTAAGTtaaactattattattattattattattattattattattattattattattattattattattattcatctACGGATAGTTTGAGAAAACTTATAGGTTTGGTTTTTAAGTTATTGATTGCAACAAGCTACTTATCCATATTTCAAGCTTGCTCACATTTTGGGGTTGTTTCGTTATTGGTTAGAATTAcgcattatttatatattaattattttgttttctatTTTATACGAAATAgtacttatgttgattcttaacTTAAACATGTTTTAGTTATATGAGATTGTAAATTGATAACTAAACATTGTAATTTGATGTGCTAAATTTCAGATATATGAAGTAAAATGCTATTAAACATTGTTCTCTAATTAtgacaattttaatacataaataattcaCTTACTAAGCAGTAGTAAAACGATCCCTAATTCTTAAGCAATCTTATTTATATAAATGTGTTGTAAATGATTAAGGAATtaagttaaaaattttatttaaaaggtGGTAATAATGGATAACATGTAGTTGGATGGCAGAAAGAAGGCGTATCCTATGTGACAAATGAGCTGTTAAGTTTGAACATTGCCTTTTTAACTTAATTATGCGTTACTCCacttcattaattaattaataccacttattagtattttattattattattatagaaagattaaaaaaaagagagtaaTTTCTAAAACAGTTACTAATGTAAGTGGTATGTTCACGAGAGTTTTCGAGTTCAAATCTGAATAtgaaaaaatcaacttttttaTGCTATGTGATTTCAGATTAGTCAAACTTTTAAATAGATATCAGATtaaaaatgcaaaaaataaataaaaataaattagagttCAGTAAAGTTTCAACTATAAATAAGGTCGACCACATGTATTCTCtctcaaaagaagaaagaacagCTTAGCTAAGAACTCTAGAGAGAGGGAGAGTATATTACTGTATCAATGGAGGTGGTGAGAAGGAGGAGCTTCGGTTGGCCAATAATGGCAGTGGTGCTAACATGCGCCTTGCTCATGATGCTGCCTCAAGTCTACTCGGTTCGCTACATTGTGGGATCGAGATTCGGGTGGACTAACAGTGTCAATTACACCAATTGGGCTAAGGACAAACATTTCTACAATGGCGACTGGCTCTGTAAGCTCTAGATCTACTCTTCTTTCAGCTCATTCTTAAGAGTTTACTCTTCTTAGCTTACTACTAATGCCCCCTTTATTAGAAATTAGTCGAGCTAGAGGCGGATCTTAAATATACCccccgggggggggggggggttgttcGGTTTATTAGTATATtagaatatgattttttttctctaattgGAGCTCGGAGCTTTAGTTTTCTGTTTAAGCTCTTCGGTTTAGTGAGTGTTCATTTCTTTGGTAGATAGTCTCTTTAATTTACTCTAATTAGTAGGAGTAACTTCTTAGATTGACTTGTTGCTAGATAGTGTAGGTCGGGTGTAAATTGCCTTTTTCTGTGAACGAGTGAATTATTCACTAAACTTAGCAATCTTCTGTGTCGTTGAGATCTATGTTTTTGGCTTATATTTAGAATGACATTTACTCTGTTTATACCTAATTTGAATTATAGTTTCCAGCTGGGCATTTTTGGTGATGAAAATTTGTGAAGTTTTCCTTTTTATGAATGTTTTTAGCACTGGAAAAGCAGCTTCTTTGTAAAGACAATGGTGTTTCGATTGAAATTTACTGTTGCCCTTTCCTTTTTGGGGGTTTATCTGGAATATAAATCACACACATATCCCTACAGATTTACAATGAAAGAATCACCATGTCTAGTTACTTGGCATTTCATTGTTGGAGTTGCTATATCACCATTCCTCACACATTGCAACATTCTCTTTCGGATGCACATTTGCCCCCGGCTTTCCTTTATGCTGGTTGTTTTTACATCAAGAAGCTAGAGTTTGTGATATCACCATTCGTCACACATCTTAACGTTCTCTTTTGGATGTATATTTGCCCCCGGCATTTCCTTTATGCTGGTTGTTTTTACATCAACAACAATCCTTTATTActcataagaaaaaaaaagagttctGATATCACCAAATTCCTGTTCTATTCATGATCTTCACTATCCTTGGTTTTGTATTACTGCAGAGTGTAGAGATGGCTAAGCAACTTCACCTCGTATCTcaaacttgttttttttttcatttctaaaTTGCATTAGCAAAGAAAGATTAGCTGTTATGTGAGCCATAGATTAAAGAAATTGTTTAGAGCTTCGTGCCATTAGAAGGGTAAATCCAGATTTGTTTCTGGTGACTGTAAAATTCTGTCTTTACTCTCAACTGTTTTTGGTTGGTTCTGAAGTTCGAGCAACTACTTTTGTCTGATATTCTAATTTAAGCCAATTTGCATCAATTAAATGCTTGTAAAAATGGATTTGGTAGGACATTATAGCTAATCAAAAGAGAAATGGCATTGGATAAGACAACAATTCCAGCCACATGCGTAGATGTCACCCTCATGGCTGATCCTGTCCAGAATCATCCAGTTGTTTGTAGGGACAAAGATGTTTGTCACAATATTGATTCCAGCTAATGCTGGACAAGCCTTGCTATTTCTCTAATCTAATTTGGTACATAACATGTAATCTAGTGAAGAAATATTTCTATCATTTCTCAAATGGCTTCAATGGTGTATGTGTCTACTTATGCATATACATTTGTAGTGTATGCTGATTGCTATGCTTATCTCGCTTCACAATAACTTAAAGACACATTACAAGTTACTCAGTCTGTATTTATGTATGGAACTCTTGGTTTTGTTGAATATGGAGATATCTTCAATTATTTGTGGCTGTACAGTAACTCATCCTCTTCCATCCCAGTTTTTGTGTATGACAGAAACCAGATGAATGTGCTTGAGCTAAACAAGACAGACTACGAGAGCTGCAATACTGATCATCCTCTCCACAATTGGACCACTGGAGCAGGAAGGGACGTTGTTCCGCTTAATGTGACTAAGACCTACTATTTCGCTAGTGGCAAAGGATACTGCTATGGAGGCATGAAAGTGGCTATTCATGTTGAAAAGGCACCTCCACCACCAAAAGCTGCTCCAGTACGCAGCAGTTCAACAAATTTGCTCAACTCATTCAAAGGACAGATATTGATACCAGCTCTTTTCGCAACTGCTGCTGTGTGGGATGCATTTCTTCTGCTCTGGTAGGA
The sequence above is a segment of the Solanum dulcamara chromosome 11, daSolDulc1.2, whole genome shotgun sequence genome. Coding sequences within it:
- the LOC129874571 gene encoding lamin-like protein, producing the protein MEVVRRRSFGWPIMAVVLTCALLMMLPQVYSVRYIVGSRFGWTNSVNYTNWAKDKHFYNGDWLFFVYDRNQMNVLELNKTDYESCNTDHPLHNWTTGAGRDVVPLNVTKTYYFASGKGYCYGGMKVAIHVEKAPPPPKAAPVRSSSTNLLNSFKGQILIPALFATAAVWDAFLLLW